The sequence aaaatggcCTTTTCGTAGTAttagataagaaaaatattttcctaaaaaaaaaaaagaaaaaaaattaacagaaGCAATTAGGGAGGTTAGCATAAATATAACACTTTCAGGGAGTTTTCTGCAAACAAACATCATCCCCGTTTCCCTCCCTCCCCAAACTCGACAACTGCCTCCCAAccaattcaataataataataataataataataatataaaactacATAAACTAAACCTCTAAAAAAACCTCCCATGAAACCAAACCATCTTCCTTCTCTCCGACGACCCATTCCCACGTCAATCCCAACCCATGGGAAACCACTTCCGCTGCCTCCGTCTCGTCTCCGACGACCCGAATCCGAATCCAGAACCAAACCCGAATCCGCCAACCCGCAAACACCGTAATCGGAGTCGGAGGCACAAACATCCTCACCCGAACCCGTTTTCCGAGGATCCGATAAACTCCCCACACCCGATCCAAGTCCTCAAACACCTCCACCCTCGCTTGCGCATCCTCGACCACTACTCCCTCGGCCGCGAGCTCGGCCGCGGCGAGTTCGGCATCACCTACCTCTGCTCCGACCTCTCCTCCCGCGACCTCCTTGCCTGCAAATCCATCTCCAAGCTCAAGCTCCGAACCTCCATCGACGTCGAGGACGTCCGTCGTGAGGTCGCCATCTTGTCCTCCCTCCCCGACCACCCCAACATCGTCCGCCTCCGCGCTGCCTTCGAGGACGCCGACGCCGTCCACCTTGTCATGGACCTCTGCGAGGGTGGTGAGCTCTTTGATCGCCTCCTCGCCCGTGGCCAGTACTCCGAgtccgccgccgccgccgtcaTCCGCACCGTCGCCGAGGTCATCCACACTTGCCATGAGAACCATGTCATGCATCGTGATCTCAAGCCGGAGAACTTCTTGTATGCTAATCGGAAGGAGAGTTCTCCTCTCAAAGTTATTGATTTTGGCCTCTCCGTTTTCTTCCGGCCCGGTGAGCGGTTCTCGGAGATCGTCGGCAGCCCGTATTATATGGCGCCGGAGGTGTTGAAGAGGAATTATGGGCCGGAGGCTGATGTTTGGAGTGCTGGGGTTATACTGTATATATTGCTCAGTGGAGTGCCCCCATTTTGGGCTGGTGAGACTTCTTCATGGGTTTGTACTTAAGGTGTTTGTGATATTGTCTTGAGTGTTTTGATTGTGATTGATGATTGGGCAGAGACGGAGCAAGGAGTGGCGAGAGCCATAGTGCGAGGGGTCATTGATTTTGAGCAGGATCCATGGCCGCATGTGTCTAAGAGTGCCAAGAATCTGGTCAGGTTGATGCTGGAGCCTGATCCAAAGCGCCGGTTGACTGCCAAGCAGGTGCTCGGTGAGTGGTCTTCTTGCTTTCTTAGATTGAGCTTTTGGTATTTCCTGTCTTGGTATGTCTTGTGTTTGAGTGTTGCatttagtttagttttgttGATTTTAGTTTGATCTTCGTGGTAAATTGTGAAGAGATTCTACTCTTGCATGCTGAAAGAAGTAAGATGTTTGTTTTTTGCTTAGTAAATAAGAATGACAGAAGTTACTCTCATGTAGAGAATCAGGGAATGCATGAAACAGACTCCGTGTTTATTGCCATTGAGTTTATTTGCTTCTTGGATTTTCACCATTTAGCAATTTGTATTCAtctgtttattttctttttgtttgttgttgtcaTTGGAGGTTCATTTGAGTTCAGTTTACCTTTATTGATTTTTACTGTCAGCTTCATCTTAGCATGCCAAAAAATTGGTATTTTTTGAAGAATTTTACTGTTGATTGCTGGGAGACAAAAAAATTGCGTGTTTTTTTGTACTAACTAAAAATGACAAGAAGTTACTTGTGCATAGATATTTAGAGAATACATTGAGCGGAATGCAAGGTTATTGCTGAGATTTATTTTCTGGCAGGTCCACCATTTAATATCTTGatgttcttttgtttattttgtttttgttgatgttgatgatggtTTTATTTGGTGAGTGTAATTTCTTTTCCTTCCATCTTTGGTAGAACATCCTTGGATAGAACATGCAAAGAAAGCTCCAAATGTTTCACTTGGAGATATTGTGAGGGCAAGGCTCAAACAGTTTTCTATGATGAATAGACTAAAAAAGAAAGCACTACGGGTTAGTTTCTTTGAAATCTTTCTTTGCTTCTGCCCTCCATCGAACATTTGACCAAGTTTGTGTTGAATGTTCAGGTGATTGCTGAGCATTTGTCAATTGAAGAAGTAGAAGTAATACGAGATATGTTTAGACTGATGGATACCAACAACGATGGGATGGTGACATTTGAAGAATTGAAAGCTGGCCTTCAGAAGGTTGGTTCCAAGCTGACCGAAATAgagatgaaaatgttgatggaAGCTGTAAGTGTCCTGTTATtgctataaaattattttgtcaaGGCATATAGCTATGACTACAAAACATCCGTTTAATTTACACATTATGCTAAATAAATGTAATTTGTGAAAGCTCATGGAATCTAGATGCTATAACTTCAGGCTGACATTGATGGAAATGGCTGTCCTGGATTACGGAGAGTTTGTTGCAATTACAGTTCACTTGCAACAAATTGAAAATGATGAACATCTCCGTAGAGCTTTTCTGTTCTTCGATAAAAACGGGAGCGGCTATATTGAAATTGATGAGTTAAAGGATGCCTTATCCGATGATTCTGGTCATGTGGACACTCAAGTACTGAATGACATTATACAAGAAGTAGACGCAGACAAGGTCCGTATTCATCCATTCAAACTTTCGCAGTTTGCTTGAATGAAATCCTCTTGCTCTTCAACATTTCTAATTCCTATTTCAAATGTATGTTCAGGATGGCTGCATCAGCTATGAAGACTTCGTCATCATGATGAAGTCGGGCACCGATTGGAGGAAAGCCTCACGGCAATATTCTCGAGAGAGATATAAAAGTCTAAGCATCAACCTCATGAAGGGTAATAGCTCACTATAGATGATTACCAAAAGCTTATGATACTCAGCTTCTTCGCCGAAATTTGGTCTGAAAAGGAAGTATTAGTTTTTTTCCGcacatatttatatacacaTTTATTTTGATCATCACAAGTGTTGTGCATCTTGTATCAATTATCATGtatagttttcattgtttttgatGTTATATTTTTTGGTCTGCTGACCTTGTcttctgttttgtttttcaaatgtcAATGAACTCATTTGTTTACCTATTCTTTATATAATGAAACTTTTGCAGGTTTGGATAATATTTAGACTTGTTCAAAAGAGAACATATTATATGTAGCACTCCAGCTGTTGGTGCCATTACTAATGGTTGGTTTCCTTttcactatttatttatttatattttaagatGAACTTCTTTATCTACCTTTCAAATGTTAGTTTATTATTGACTTATTGATAGGATTGTTATAAATGTGCAATAAGTTTCAATCCTACCTgacttatttaaatttaagcACTGATGAGTAagcattataaatatatattaaaaaaaaaggagaatatAAAACCTAGTACATGAAAGTTTTGGGGAATTTAGCTGATAATAGgttgaatatctttatattaaaaaaacagtaaTTTGTTTTCTCTACTTACTGCCTATAAATTGATATTAATGACATCTTGAAATGTATTTCCTtcgtttctttttatctatcataaactcatgttttttttattgattatttttaaacattaaaaagcatttattatttttttttcaaaattatcctaacactctattcaatttttttgaaatttaatatgggagaaatgtgaagatataaattaggggtaattttggaaagataagtaagtttttattaaattatgtgaaataatcaATTTTCTTGGTATATGAAattcggttattcacgacagataaaaagaaacggagggattatttttatcttttgttttaagtGTTTATTAAAGCATTAACATGGGTTGTATTAAGTCCACAGgtttctgtttatttatttattgatttatttattcatccCTAAATCCTCTGTTTTttacatgtatatttttttggacatgaaattgataaaaaataaaaaattggaattaaataaagagaaaaacatattaattgAATAATGTAATTTGCCTCCTTCAATTTGTCACTAGCAGatgaaattttaattgcatcaattgaaaataataaattttaattaatgtttttaaatcttATCCCTTGTTGCTAGGATTCAAGATTAATAATTTCTTCAattgaaaaaactaaaaatgaatttctaaaatcaaatcaatttcaaTTATGGGGTCTATTTTTAAGGTCCCACAATCAGCAGGGTTAATTTTTGCAGGTGCCAAATTATGGTTCTTTTCCATTAGAGGGCTGGaatttcaatttaaatcaaaatgattatctaattttaattttgttgtacGAACTAGTTACCCGAGAGGTCCAGTGAAAATTCTTTATCAACATATATATGCTACACTGTTCATCAAATTGACAATTTCATctcaaatattaacaaaaatttttgacATCAGGTCATAAAAAATAGACCGAAATCTTTCGAATGACCACTCATTgaagcaaaattaaaattgaataatcattttgatgtaaattgaagtCTAGACCCAAAATAAAAACGGGTCATAGGGTCATAGCTTGGTAccatatcaaaaaatttacacGCATATATCCGTTAAGAGTTTcccaactttttttaaaaaaataataattaaattaaaaaaatcatctctCTGATCACATACTTTAATAGAATTTCTAAAAACCAAATTCATGAAGATTTATTTCAATGAAACCTCGATAAGTCAGGAACGTGTGCAGGTCAGAGATTGATCATCCAGTTCGAGCGTCCTCACCCAGTTACCACCACTATATCCATCAAATGTTGAATTCGATGATTATAAATGTCTCATTCTTCATTTTCACAAAGAAATCAAGTATACCTACGAGCTTTTggtaatttatgaatttttttaaaaaaatattatatataaaataaaaaatgaatcgTTTAAAATTTAGCGAAGATCAACAATTCAATACTAGAGTCTGTTTTTCACTCGTCTcccaaatcaaaaccaaatgtgAAAGTTTCCAAactgtaatttatatatattaaaaaaatattcaaagtcttaaaattgcatttttattgtagtatttttttttttagaatatgtaggatttttaaaaataaaataacaaaaataaaattatattattaaaatagagaattattccataaaaaaatatatatatatatatatatattcaatatttgaataa comes from Dioscorea cayenensis subsp. rotundata cultivar TDr96_F1 chromosome 15, TDr96_F1_v2_PseudoChromosome.rev07_lg8_w22 25.fasta, whole genome shotgun sequence and encodes:
- the LOC120277091 gene encoding LOW QUALITY PROTEIN: calcium-dependent protein kinase 10-like (The sequence of the model RefSeq protein was modified relative to this genomic sequence to represent the inferred CDS: deleted 1 base in 1 codon), with the translated sequence MGNHFRCLRLVSDDPNPNPEPNPNPPTRKHRNRSRRHKHPHPNPFSEDPINSPHPIQVLKHLHPRLRILDHYSLGRELGRGEFGITYLCSDLSSRDLLACKSISKLKLRTSIDVEDVRREVAILSSLPDHPNIVRLRAAFEDADAVHLVMDLCEGGELFDRLLARGQYSESAAAAVIRTVAEVIHTCHENHVMHRDLKPENFLYANRKESSPLKVIDFGLSVFFRPGERFSEIVGSPYYMAPEVLKRNYGPEADVWSAGVILYILLSGVPPFWAETEQGVARAIVRGVIDFEQDPWPHVSKSAKNLVRLMLEPDPKRRLTAKQVLEHPWIEHAKKAPNVSLGDIVRARLKQFSMMNRLKKKALRVIAEHLSIEEVEVIRDMFRLMDTNNDGMVTFEELKAGLQKVGSKLTEIEMKMLMEAADIDGNGVLDYGEFVAITVHLQQIENDEHLRRAFLFFDKNGSGYIEIDELKDALSDDSGHVDTQVLNDIIQEVDADKDGCISYEDFVIMMKSGTDWRKASRQYSRERYKSLSINLMKGNSSL